The sequence AATACCGTAACGGTAAAGGCCATCAGCGTGGATAGCCCTGAGATCAATACGGTATTGAAAGGTAAAGTGCTTACTGAAACAGGCGAACCACTGCCCTCGGTAAGTATTCATAATGCCAGATTAAAGATCACCGTTGTCTCTGATAAGGGGGGCGCTTTTGAAATACCGGCTGAATTAAGGACCCGGCTGGTGTTCACCTGTATTGGCTATGAAGATAAAATGATGCAGGTGGAATCGCTCAATCAGCCGGTAACGATCACGTTGGTATCTTCTGCAAAGAACCTGAGTGAAGTAGTGGTTACGGGGCTCGGTATTAAGCGGGAGAAAAAGGCCCTCAGCTATGCGGTAGGAGAAGTTAAAGGAGATGCCATTGACAAAGCCCGTGAGCCCAATGTGATCAATACATTGGCCGGCAGGGTTCCCGGTCTCATCATCAGCAATACGGCAGGCGGCCCCGGAGGCGCGGCCAAAGTACTCATAAGAGGGAATACTGATATTACCGGCAATAACCAGCCCCTGTATGTAGTGGATGGAGTGCCTATGGATAATTCCAACTACGGCGCTTCCAGCAATGATAAATATGCATCGGGTTTTGACCTGGGCGATGCCATCTCCGCCATTGACCCCAATGATGTAGAAACCATTTCCATACTCAAGGGGCCCGCCGCTTCTGCCCTCTATGGAAGCCGTGCAGGCCATGGTGTCATTATGATCACTACCAAAAAAGGATCAGCGCGTAAAACCCTGGGCGTGGAGATCAATTCAACCGCCACCTTTGAAACCCTGCTCACCCGCGCCGATGATAACCAGTATGAATACGGACAGGGCATGAATGGCAATATCCCTACCAGTCAGCTCATTTCCAGGAATACCTTATTCTCCAACTTCGGCGCCAGGCTCGATCGCAATCTTACCATTCCTTCCTTCGATGGAGGTACGGCTCCCTATGGCCTTGTAAAGAACAACATTGAAAACTTCTTCCGTACCGGCACCACTTTTGCCAATAATATTTCCCTCACCGGGGGTAATGAGAACAGCAGTTTCCGGTTCTCTTACAGCAACCTGTACAATAATGATATAGTACCCAAAAGCTACCTCAACCGTAACACCTTTACGCTACGGGGTACCAGTAAAATAGGTACGCAATTCAACATCGATGTACGGGCTACTTATATGAATGAATACGTTAAGAACAGGCCCGGCCTGGCCGATGACCCCAGTAACATAGGCTTCAATTTCGTGGGTCTTGCCAATAATGTTGATCAGCAGGTTTTTGAAAAAGGTTACCAGGATCAGTTTGGCCAATACGTAGAGTGGGGCGGTGGTCAATACCACCTCAATCCCTATTGGGTTATTAACCGTATGAGCAATGTCACCCGGAAAGACCGGCTCATGAGCATCATACAGCTCAACTATAACCCAACCTATTGGCTCTCTCTGCAAGGCAGGATCAATAATGACTTTACCTTCCTGGGCTTCCAGAAATTCAGTCCGCCCACTACACCCGGTGCATTGACCGGCCGGTTGGACGGCACAGATACCAGGTTCTCCTATACTTCAGCAGACATGTTGATCACTATGAAAAAGCAGGTTGGCCGTTTCGATGGCGCTGTTAATATTGGCGGAAGCATGGAGTTCTATAGGAACCGGGGTACCGCCAAGGCTGGCACCAATATGGTGGTCACGGATGCCGTAGCTTTCAACAGCTTCAAAACAAATACCGTTACTGAAACCAATATCAGGAAAAGGAACAATTCATTCTATTCAACCCTCAGCCTCGGCTATCATGGTTACCTGTTCCTGGATGCCACCATCAGGCGGGATATCTCTTCCTCCCTGCCTGTTGCCAACAATAGTTACTGGTATCCTTCACTGGGCGCCTCCTTCATTGTGTCGGATGCACTGGATATAAAGAGCAAATTCCTGAACTACCTGAAAGTACGGGCTTCTGCAGCGGAAGTAGGCAATGACACTGATCCTTACCAGCTAAACCTGAACTATGTATTAAATCCCCTGCAGCCTTCCTCCACCGTTATTGGTGCTATTGCCAATACGTCCAACCCCAACCCTTACCTGAGGCCTACCCGTACCCGCAGTTTTGAAGCCGGTACAGATATGAAATTCCTGGATAACAGGCTCGGACTGGAATTTACCTGGTATACGCAAAACTCCAGGGACCAGATCAACCAGATCAATATCCCCTTTTCCGGTGGATTTGCCACACGGATCATTAATGCCGGTAACATTACCAATACAGGCATTGAAATACTAATAACCGGTAAGCCGGTGGTTACCAAAAATTTTACCTGGGAGGTGGCAGCCAATGCTGCGCATAATAAGAATACCGTCAAATCACTCGCTGAGGGGGTTACCTATATTACCCTCTCCGATGCAAGATGGCTGGGTATTTCAGTGATCGCGGAACCCAACCTGCCGTATGGTACCATGCTGGGTTATGATTACCAGCGTACACCCACCGGACAGATCATTCTTGATCCCATTACCCTGCATCCATTGGCCGGCGATGAGCGCGTACCGGTGGGCAAAGGGACCTGGGACTGGACAGGCGGTCTCACCAATACATTCCGCTACAGGAACATTTCCCTGACCGCTGTAATTGATATAAAAACAGGCGCCGATCTGTTTTCCATGACCAACCTGTTTGCAGTAACACGCGGTCAGCATAAAATGACATTGGCAGGCAGGAAAGAATGGATCCAATCCGAAGAAGCAAGGCTGGCAGCAAATAAAACAATAGAGGAATGGATGGCATCGGGCAACGCACAGGGATACGTTCCCCAGGGCGTGGTACAAACAGGAACAGACCCGGATGGTAAACCAATCTATAGCACCAACACAAAACCCGTTGATCCCAATGTTTATTGGCCTCTTTACTACGGAGATGATAAAGGTATTGCCCCTCCGTTTGTCTACGATGCCAGCTACATCAAAATGCGGGAAATTGTACTCTCCTGTGTATTGCCCGCCCGGTGGTCAAAGAAAATAAGTGCCCAATCTATTTCGCTGGCTGTAGTAAGCCGCAATCCTTTCATCATTCATAAAAGCGTTCCCAACGTTGACCCTGATTCCAACTATAACAATGGTAACGGACAGGGGCTGGAATACGGCTCATTGCCGGGCAGAAGAAGCTGGGGCATCAACCTGAACGTAAAGTTTTAAAAGGAAGTCAACAACCAATAATAAACTGTTATGAAAAAATATATATGCCTCCTGGTATTTACAGTGATGTTGGTAACCTCCTGTAAGAAATTTGGCGACATCAATACAGACCCTACCAAATCTTCCAACCTTGATCCCGCTATTCAACTGGGTTATGTACAGCAGAAGTTCTCCGGAGATCTGAATGTACAGGAAAGACTGGGCGTAATACTTACGATGCCGTTGGTAGGACATATCGGCGGTGCATGGGTCAATCAATACGGCCAGTTCTATGTAAAGCAGGAACGCTATGCCTCCCTCTTGTGGGAAGATAATTATGTGAACGAGATCAAGAACATATTGGATGCCGAAGAGCGCAGCCGCAACAATAACACCGCGAAGAACCTCAATGGTATGTGCCGTGTAATGAAGGTGTACCTGTTTGCCCGCCTCACCGATCTGTATGGCGACATTCCTTATGCAGAAGCATCCGCCGCTTATTCAAAGGGAAAATCTTCTCCCCGGTATGATAAGCAGGAAGACATTTACAATGATTTTTTCAAACAACTGGATACCGCCGTTATCAAATTCAGCGAGGGGCAGGACCTGGTGAGCAACGACGCATTTTACCAGGGCAAAGTGGCCAAATGGAGAAAGTTCACCGCTTCCCTCCGCCTGCGCCTCGCTTTACGCCTGGCAAAACGGAACCCGGCTAAAGCAAAAGAAGAAGTGCAGAAGGCGTACAATGCAGGCGTAATGGATACACAGGATGATAACTGTCTGCTGCGGCATGATAATGTGCAGAATGATTACAGTGATCTTCGCGGCAATGGCTTATCCGCAGCCCTCAACCAGGGAGACCTCATTGGCTATAGAATGACCAGCACCTTTATTACCCACCTTCAAAACACCAACGACCCACGCCTCTATGTGATGGCGCGTAATTACCTCGACAAGCCATTCAAGCCTTTTGAGCGCGTTGATATTACAGAACAGGTAAAAGCACAGGTAGGTTCTTTTGGCGTACGGCCTGCTGACTTTATCTGGGACAACTGGCAAAACACCATTTATATCAATACACCCGATGCGCAGGGCGTACCGGTTTCCAATAACGAACAGTTTATACAGGTATCTAATTTCCTGATAGCGTCCAATGCGCCCTTTCTTCATTTGGGCTACGCGGAAACCGAACTATTGCTGGCAGATGCGTCAGTAAGGTTCAACATACAGTTGGGCGTAACAGCCGAAGAGCATTACAAAAATGGCCTGACTGCAGCTTGTCGCCAGTTGAGCATCTACCCCAATGCCCCCGCGATCAGCGACGACGCCATCACCCAATTCATAGCTGATAATGCCCTGCAGCCAGGTAAAGAGCTGCAGCAGATCAATACACAATTATGGATCGTCTATTTTATGAATGGCCCTGAAGCCTATGCCAACGTGCGGAGAAGCGGATTTCCTGTGCTGCCATCCGGATTCAAAAGTGGTTACTCTGATGCCCCCCAGATGCCGAGGCGTATGGAATATCCCATCTCCGAAAAATCACTCAATGCCACCAATGCCGGTGAAGCCATTACCCGCATGGGTGGTAAAGACGACTGGAGCAACAGGGTTTGGTGGGATATGCCATAAGTAATGAAGGCGACCCCCTCTGATAATAGTTCACATTTTTGAACATCATCAATCACAATAGTATGCGCATCATCAATAAAAAACTGCTGCCTTTTTTCACTCGGACCATTTTTGTGATCGTATGCATCACCTTGTTGCATGCCTGTAAAAAGAACATTGCAGATGATCCTGAATTTGGCGAGGGGGATTATCCAAGGATCTTTTATGCCCAGGGTAATTTTCCCCAGGCGATCATCATAGATCAGGATGATACGGCAAAATATGGTGGTATTACCTATTCTCCAGCCGGCAAAGTAAAGATCAGTTGGAAAGTAAATGACCAGGTAAAATCAACCGATACCAGTTTTGCCTTTGTGCCAACAGCGGGCGGAGAATACAATATAAAGCTGGAAGTGGAACACAATGGCCTGGTGTCTACCCGCAGCTCGCAGGTGGTGGTAAAGCCGGCGGCTTATACCCGTAAGCATTTCAATAAAGTGGTCATGGGTTATTTAAGTTATGACGGCCTGGGTACCGACGTAAAATGGCCTTTTATTACTCACCTCGCAGCGCAGATCGGTAGAATAAGTGCAGACGGAGCGCTGGATATTACCAGGGGCAATGCTAACCAGTTGACAGATGAACTGGTGGCCAGGGGGCATATCCGTGGTATACCTGTATTGCTTACCCTGTTTGGACGGCTTACGCCGGTGGATGGCTGGGCGCTCTATGAAAGTGATGATATGGGTACGGCGCTGCGTAATGCCACACTCCGGGGAGGGTTGGTAACACAGGTAAAAAACTACCTGGCAGCAACCAGGATGGACGGGGTGGATGTGATGATGACCGATTTCAATGGCTCACCCAATTATAGCGCCAACCTGGCGGCACTGGGTTTGTTTATTACAGAACTCAGGGCAGCCTTACCGGCCAATGCTATTATTACCATTACAGCAGGGACCGGATGGCAGCATTGGGAATATCCTGATCTTACGCCGCTTGACTGGGTGAATGTGCGGGCATTCGAAGACGGTACTCACGTTGGTCCGGGTGCACCCGTAGGACAAGCCTCTTCCCTCGACTATATGAAGACGGCCGCGGGTATATGGCAGCAGTTTCACCTGCCTGCAGAAAAGATCGTGGTGGGTCTTCCGGTATTTGGGTTAAGGTATAATGAGCTGGATGCAAATGGTAACTGCGCCAGTTGGGGCGCCTATGATTACGCCACCTACAAAAGTATATTGGCATTGGATGCGGCGGCCGATAACAAAGAATTTATCAACTCTTCAAAAGGCATCTACTACAACGGGGTGCCTTTAATTAAGGAGAAAGCCACCTTCATTAAAGGAAGTAATTACAAGGGTGTATATGGCTGGTACCTGGATGCCGACGCGGCCGATAGCACCAAATCATTATTCCGTGCCGCTTTCAGGGCATTGAATTAAACACATGGCCCATGAAGAATAATCCATGAGACAGGCATATATAGTAAAAATATTTTTTATTATTAAATCTCACTGTTTACCTCGCACGTAAGTTGTTAAAACTTTTATATGCAGATAATCAGGAGTATTCAGAACAGGATTTATGAAGTACGAGGTGAGCGGGTAATGCTGGACAGGGATCTGGCAGCCTTATATGAAACTGAAACTAAAATTCTAAACCTTGCTGTTAAACGGAATATTCAACGGTTTCCACAAGACTTTATGTTTCAGCTTACTAAAGAAGAAACCGAATGTCTAAGGTTTCAATTTGAAACCTTAGACAACGATAAAAAGCCTTTGAGGTTGCAAATTGAAACCTCAAAGAGTGGCAGGGGGCAATACAGCAAATATTTGCCCTATGCCTTTACCGAGCAGGGAATAGCAATGTTAAGCGGTATCCTTAATTCAGATAAGGCCATAAACATGAACATTGCTATTATGAGAGCTTTTGTGGAAATAAGGCGTATAACATTGATGCAGAATGATTTAAGGGCCCAGTTTCATGAAATAAAACAGCGTCTGGGGGAGCACGATGTTCAACTGTCTGCCATTTATGATGCTATTGAAAACTTATTAGATGAAAAAGTAGAACAAAAGAAATGGGAAGACCGGCAACGAATAGGATTTAAGAAATAGCAACGGAAATGACCAATAGTGTAAAGCTACTCAGAGCCGATCCTTACCCCTGTGAAAACACAGCAATAGCCGCGATAATCAGCAACACAACCAGGATGGTCAACACCACCTTGGTGGCGGAAACTGGCTTCTTGCCATGGATCTTGCCGGTTTGGCCGTTGATCAGGAAGTGATACGTTTTATTTTTGTAGGCATAAGTACAGAGCCAGATAGGCAAAAGAATATGCTTATACGTTTGATCGGAATAGGAAGTACTTACCTCCAATCCTTTATAGGTATCAATACGGAGCAGGTCGGCGCAGGCATCATGAATAGCATCATTCATCATAGCCTCCGCTTTTTCATAACCCTCATTCACAGCAATATCATATACATCCGCCTTCCAGCCTGATAAATACTTTGCATCAAAATTCACCAGTTCCCCTAATTGATAAGGGAAAACGCTCTCGTATTCCTCTTGTGATAATTCTGTAGCGCCACCGATCAGGATGTCATCAAAGAAATGATCATAGGTACCGGTGCGGTAGATCCAATCCGTTTTCTGCACCCGCCTTGACTGACGGTTGCCCTGTGCATCGGTATAATATTCTGTTTCGTAATAATAGCGTCCACCATAACCGCTCCACTCACTGTGGGTTTGCGCATCATAGGTCCAGAAGGGAAGATAAATGCCATGTAGGGCATCATGCCGGGCAAACTGCTGCAGGTCGCCGGGCGCCCACCAGCCTTTCCCGAGCCAGGTTTTGAAGATGTCAAGGGAATGCTGCCGGTCTACCACAAAAGGGACCATGCCCGATGGCTGTATAATCCGGGTCTTATAGGCCACGGGATTCACCGCCTCATAATTGCAAAAACTACAGGTAAAGGTGGGCATTTCGGTAGTAAACACGGATTGGGAACCACAGCGGCCGCACTTATATACCAGTTGCTCTACAGTAACCGTAGTATCTGTAGCGCCGGCAAATTGTTGCCGCAGGTTATTTTCCTTGATCAGGTCTGTTGCTTTATCAATAGCTACTTTGGTGCCGCAGTGTTCGCACTCCAGTTGTTGTGCCCGGGGATTGAAATACAATTGTGAGTTACAGCCGGGACAGGGAAAAAGTAAAAGGGGTTCTTGTGTCGATGTTTCCATGAATAGTGTTATCGTATCAATCCAGGATTAAATCCTCGCAAACCGTATTCAAATCAATGTAATCGGTGTTCAAATCTGCGTAATCTGCATTCAAGTCTGTGTAATCTGCGTTACAGCTTGCCCAGTATCTCTGCTTTCTTTTGGTTGAATTCATCTTCAGTTAAAACACCCTGGGCTTTTAATTCGCCCAATTGCTTCAGCAGGTCTACCAGCTTTTGCTTTTCATTGGGATCAGTAACGGGCGTATTATTGCTCTGTTGCTGTTGTGGCTGTAACAGGTTGGTTAAAATAACGCCTGCGCCAATACCTGCCGTGCTGGCTGCGCCGGGATTGTTTGACAGGTTTTCGATAGCGATGCCACCCTGCATTTGGTTGAACTGGTTCAGCTTGTCGCTCAGCATATTCAACTGGGTGGTCTTGTCCAGCATCTTCTCCACTTCTTCGGGCAGGGTTACATTCTCTATATAGAACTTACCCAGCTCAATGCCCCAGGTATCAAACTCTTTCTGGAAAACAGGTTTTAACTTCTCACCGATCTCGGTGAAGTTGGCAGCCAGGTCAAGTACCGAAATACCAGCTTCTGCCAGGCCTTCGGCCAGTTTGCTGACAATCGTATTCCTTAACTGTTCGCTTACGTCATCGATCCGTACCCAGGGGTTGGTGCCGGCAAACTCCTTAATAAACTTTTTGGGATCAATGATCCGCATGGTGTACGTACCAAAAGAACGCAGGCGCACCTGCTTAAACTCAGGATCACGTACAATGACAGGGTTGGAGGTGCCCCATTTCAGGTTGGTAAACTGTTTGGTGCTTACGTAGAAAATATCCACCTTGAAAGGCGAATTAAACAGGTATTTCCACGACTTCAGCGTAGTGGTGATGGGCATGTTCTGTGTGGTCAGTTCATGTCGGCCGGGAATATATACATCGCCAAACTCTCCTTCATTCATCAATACGGCTACCTGCGATTCGCGTACGGTGAGCTGTGCGCCATTCATGATCTTGTTACCCTTGTCAGGAAACTTGTAAATAACGGTGTCATTGGTATCATCTACCCATTCAATGACCTCAATAAACTCGTTCCTGATAAAATCAAACAGTCCCATAAAAAGTTGTTTTATACCGTGAAAGGTAAAATAATTTATACAGTTAGTAGCGGGGCGGAGGGAAAAATTACAGGAAAAGAGGAGGTATTATAAATTATTGATTGGCAAGGCTATTTCTCACTCCCCACTTACCACTAATATAGCGTTTCCCGCTGGCTGCTCATCCGTTAACCCAAATCCCGCATCCGTTAAGCGTCTATTGAACCAGCTTACCGCCCATACTAATTTCGGGGCTCCTTAAAACACCATTAGTATGAAAAAATTATACGTAGTATGTTTCGCGATGCTGCTGGGCTTTATCCACTGTACAGCTCAAGGCATTTACCAGTTCTGGGGCATCGCCGAAGAAGGCGGCTCTGATAACCAGGGTGTCCTGTTCTCTTCCAAATACGATGGCACCGGCGTAAGAACGCACAATGCGTTTGAGATAGAAACGCCAGGGGCTTCCCCGTCGCGCAATGGACTGGTATACTGCAATGGCCGGTTATATGGGGTAACACCCGAAGCTGGTCAGCTCAATATGGGATTGATCTATGAATACAACCCTGCTACCAATACCTATACTAAAAAGGTTGACTTCTACAGCATCGGTGGCCGCTACCCGCAGGGAAGCATGGTGGTATTTCAAAACCGGTTGTATGGTGTTGTAAGTGCCGGCGTCGCTAATAATGGCTATGGCATGTTGTATGAATATGATCCCGCTACCAACAGCCTGACGGTAAAGCATTATTTCCAGGATGGCAACGGTGAAAATCCCGCTGCAGGACTTGTGTTATACAACAATAAACTATATGGTACCGGCGGAGGAGCAGACGGCGAGATATTTTCTTATGACCCGGTGAATAACGTGTATGCAAAGCTGGCAGAATTGAACAGTACGGTGGGACATAGTGTACACAGCCCATTGTTGCCTTATAATAACCGGTTGTATGGTGTGGGTTTCGGTGGAGGATTGCTGGACGACGGTACTCTATTCGAGTTCAATCCCGTTACCAACACCGTGGTTAAAAAGGCAGATATGAATACAATAGACGCGGAGGGGCCGATGGGCGGACTGGTACTATTCAACAACAAACTATACGGTGGTACCCGGGCAAAAGGCGCCAATGGTGACGGTGTGATCTATGAATACAATCCGGCACAAAATACCCTCGTTAAAAAGATCGACCTTTCGGAAACGAACGGCTCGACCATCAGTACAGAAATGCTCTTGTACAATAACAAGCTTTACGGTGTTACGCTGCTTGGTGGTTCAAGTAGCGAGGGTGTCCTTTTTGAATATGATCCTGCTACCAATACTTACCTCAAAAAGGTCAACTTCAGTGGCCTTTCTATGGGTAAATATCCTCATGCCACACTGGTATTGCTGAATGATAAATTCTACGGCGTTACGAATCAAGGCGGGTTGAGGGGTTTCGGCACTTTGTTTGAATACAACCCGGCTGCCAATGGAATTATCAAAAAGAAAGACTTTAAGGTGGTCAATGACGGATATGAGCCGCTGGGCAAGCTCACCTATTACAGCGGTAAGCTGTATGGCATTACAGCGAAGGGAGGGGCCAATGATTGGGGAACTATCTTCTCTTATGACCTGGCCACCGGCACCTACGTGGTAAGGTATAATATGGCAGAAGCTACTGGTCGTATCGACAACCAGGGAGGGATGCTGTTGTACAATAATAAATTATATGGTGTTACCAGGTACGGTAATGGCGGTGACGGCGTATTGTATGAATTTGATCCATTGAACGACAATTATACCGTGAAGCATTATTTCAGCGAAGCTACCGGCAAGCAACCGACAGGTGTACCGGTATTCTACAACAATAAGCTGTATGGTACTACCACCCTTGGTGGGAGTAATGGTGCGGGCGTGTTGTATGAATATGATCCTGCTACCAATACGTATACTGTGCGGGTTCACTTCGGTGGTTCCTTTGGCAGGATTCCTGAGGCCACACTTACCCTACACAATGGGAGACTATATGGTACCTGCAATGCAGGAGGTACTAATGACAAGGGTACTTTGTTTGAGTACATACCGGCAGGTAATGGTTTTATCAAAAGGTTTGATTTTTCAACTGAGACTGGCTGGAGACCTTCGGGTACCATAGCAGTGTTCAATAATAAATTGTATGGTACAACGGTCTATGAGGGCGGCGCAGGGGTAGATGGTGTGTTGTATGAATACGACCTGGCTACCAATGCCTATACCCAAAAGCATCAATTCAAGATGCCTGGTGGCATTTCTCCGAATGGTGGTACGATACTGCACAATAACAAACTATATGGCGTAGCCAGTAATGGCGCCAGCCAGATATACGGGGGTGCCTTGTATGAGTACAACCCAGCTCTTAATACCTATAACGAGCAAACCATTTTTACTTCCCTCAATGGGTACAGGCCCACTACCACACATCTTATCACAGTGCCCGCGCTGGTAGCGCCTGGCACACCCGGCTCCTGCAGTAATATTGGTATTACGCCTATTACTGCGGCTAATGCCGGCCAGTGGGTACCCTTTACGGATGAAGGCGGCAACGCCGTCCTGGAGATCAATGCCAATGGCAATGTGCTGGGCAATGTGACTGTGCAGTTCTATACACACAACGGCGCTACCCGCAAAGATGCGGCCGGCCGCTTTTACCTCGACCGCAATATTACCATCACGGTCGACAATCAGCCGGTTACACCTGTAAGCATTCGCTTTTACATCCGTAAAACAGAATTTGAATCACTCAAAAATACGGCAGGCTCCGGCATCCTCAATGTGAGCGATATTACTCCCTTCAAAAGCAGCGCAGCCTGTTCCAACAGTGTAGGGGGCACGGCCCTGCCGCTTA comes from Paraflavitalea devenefica and encodes:
- a CDS encoding SusC/RagA family TonB-linked outer membrane protein, translated to MTYTTKAVGKGLLLLSVAALFLFSLLPVSGFSQESPMVQIGFTNTPVEKVFSEITQKAGVRFAYDAGKVNLTKKISLPAASYRLKDLLDKVCALAGFTYQLKNNTVTVKAISVDSPEINTVLKGKVLTETGEPLPSVSIHNARLKITVVSDKGGAFEIPAELRTRLVFTCIGYEDKMMQVESLNQPVTITLVSSAKNLSEVVVTGLGIKREKKALSYAVGEVKGDAIDKAREPNVINTLAGRVPGLIISNTAGGPGGAAKVLIRGNTDITGNNQPLYVVDGVPMDNSNYGASSNDKYASGFDLGDAISAIDPNDVETISILKGPAASALYGSRAGHGVIMITTKKGSARKTLGVEINSTATFETLLTRADDNQYEYGQGMNGNIPTSQLISRNTLFSNFGARLDRNLTIPSFDGGTAPYGLVKNNIENFFRTGTTFANNISLTGGNENSSFRFSYSNLYNNDIVPKSYLNRNTFTLRGTSKIGTQFNIDVRATYMNEYVKNRPGLADDPSNIGFNFVGLANNVDQQVFEKGYQDQFGQYVEWGGGQYHLNPYWVINRMSNVTRKDRLMSIIQLNYNPTYWLSLQGRINNDFTFLGFQKFSPPTTPGALTGRLDGTDTRFSYTSADMLITMKKQVGRFDGAVNIGGSMEFYRNRGTAKAGTNMVVTDAVAFNSFKTNTVTETNIRKRNNSFYSTLSLGYHGYLFLDATIRRDISSSLPVANNSYWYPSLGASFIVSDALDIKSKFLNYLKVRASAAEVGNDTDPYQLNLNYVLNPLQPSSTVIGAIANTSNPNPYLRPTRTRSFEAGTDMKFLDNRLGLEFTWYTQNSRDQINQINIPFSGGFATRIINAGNITNTGIEILITGKPVVTKNFTWEVAANAAHNKNTVKSLAEGVTYITLSDARWLGISVIAEPNLPYGTMLGYDYQRTPTGQIILDPITLHPLAGDERVPVGKGTWDWTGGLTNTFRYRNISLTAVIDIKTGADLFSMTNLFAVTRGQHKMTLAGRKEWIQSEEARLAANKTIEEWMASGNAQGYVPQGVVQTGTDPDGKPIYSTNTKPVDPNVYWPLYYGDDKGIAPPFVYDASYIKMREIVLSCVLPARWSKKISAQSISLAVVSRNPFIIHKSVPNVDPDSNYNNGNGQGLEYGSLPGRRSWGINLNVKF
- a CDS encoding SusD/RagB family nutrient-binding outer membrane lipoprotein; this translates as MKKYICLLVFTVMLVTSCKKFGDINTDPTKSSNLDPAIQLGYVQQKFSGDLNVQERLGVILTMPLVGHIGGAWVNQYGQFYVKQERYASLLWEDNYVNEIKNILDAEERSRNNNTAKNLNGMCRVMKVYLFARLTDLYGDIPYAEASAAYSKGKSSPRYDKQEDIYNDFFKQLDTAVIKFSEGQDLVSNDAFYQGKVAKWRKFTASLRLRLALRLAKRNPAKAKEEVQKAYNAGVMDTQDDNCLLRHDNVQNDYSDLRGNGLSAALNQGDLIGYRMTSTFITHLQNTNDPRLYVMARNYLDKPFKPFERVDITEQVKAQVGSFGVRPADFIWDNWQNTIYINTPDAQGVPVSNNEQFIQVSNFLIASNAPFLHLGYAETELLLADASVRFNIQLGVTAEEHYKNGLTAACRQLSIYPNAPAISDDAITQFIADNALQPGKELQQINTQLWIVYFMNGPEAYANVRRSGFPVLPSGFKSGYSDAPQMPRRMEYPISEKSLNATNAGEAITRMGGKDDWSNRVWWDMP
- a CDS encoding glycosyl hydrolase family 18 protein → MRIINKKLLPFFTRTIFVIVCITLLHACKKNIADDPEFGEGDYPRIFYAQGNFPQAIIIDQDDTAKYGGITYSPAGKVKISWKVNDQVKSTDTSFAFVPTAGGEYNIKLEVEHNGLVSTRSSQVVVKPAAYTRKHFNKVVMGYLSYDGLGTDVKWPFITHLAAQIGRISADGALDITRGNANQLTDELVARGHIRGIPVLLTLFGRLTPVDGWALYESDDMGTALRNATLRGGLVTQVKNYLAATRMDGVDVMMTDFNGSPNYSANLAALGLFITELRAALPANAIITITAGTGWQHWEYPDLTPLDWVNVRAFEDGTHVGPGAPVGQASSLDYMKTAAGIWQQFHLPAEKIVVGLPVFGLRYNELDANGNCASWGAYDYATYKSILALDAAADNKEFINSSKGIYYNGVPLIKEKATFIKGSNYKGVYGWYLDADAADSTKSLFRAAFRALN
- a CDS encoding ORF6N domain-containing protein; this translates as MQIIRSIQNRIYEVRGERVMLDRDLAALYETETKILNLAVKRNIQRFPQDFMFQLTKEETECLRFQFETLDNDKKPLRLQIETSKSGRGQYSKYLPYAFTEQGIAMLSGILNSDKAINMNIAIMRAFVEIRRITLMQNDLRAQFHEIKQRLGEHDVQLSAIYDAIENLLDEKVEQKKWEDRQRIGFKK
- a CDS encoding SPFH domain-containing protein → MGLFDFIRNEFIEVIEWVDDTNDTVIYKFPDKGNKIMNGAQLTVRESQVAVLMNEGEFGDVYIPGRHELTTQNMPITTTLKSWKYLFNSPFKVDIFYVSTKQFTNLKWGTSNPVIVRDPEFKQVRLRSFGTYTMRIIDPKKFIKEFAGTNPWVRIDDVSEQLRNTIVSKLAEGLAEAGISVLDLAANFTEIGEKLKPVFQKEFDTWGIELGKFYIENVTLPEEVEKMLDKTTQLNMLSDKLNQFNQMQGGIAIENLSNNPGAASTAGIGAGVILTNLLQPQQQQSNNTPVTDPNEKQKLVDLLKQLGELKAQGVLTEDEFNQKKAEILGKL